The Sulfurihydrogenibium sp. DNA segment GCTAAAAAATTAGCATTAGTAGCTGTAGCACATAAGTTACTAAGGCAGGCATATGGTGTATTAAGGAATAGAAAACCATTTGATGAAAATTTGTGTACTTGACATTTAACATAGAACATCCTGAGGCTGTAAGGCCGAAGGATCTCTTTTTAAATTCTATAAAAACCGCTAATTTCTCACTCCAATGTGTATTTTGTTATAATAAATTTCTATGAACTTTTTAAAAATACTCCTCGTCTTTCTAATAAGTTTTATATTTATATCCTGCACTACCAAAACAGAAGAAAAACCTGAAGTTGTTGTTGATATAAAAGTATCAAAAGAAGGTTATCAGCCTAATGTTATTAAGCTAAAAAAAGGTCAAGTTGTACTGTTTAGAATCACAGCCGTTGATGAAGGCATTGGTCAAGATACCTCTCAAAAATACTATGGACACTGTTTTTACATTCTTCCACCATACGACATAATGGTAGAAAACATAAAACAAGGAGAAACTAAAGAGGTAAAGGTTAAAATGACATTTCCCGGACATCATATCTTTACATGTCCTTATTGTTCAGATGTTTTACCTACAAAGGGAGATATCTATGTTGAATAATATTTCTTTTTAGAGTACAGAAAAACAAAAAATCCAAATAACGGAATAAAAGACATCAAAAAGGCAGAAAGTTTATAATCATCGTTACTAATCCAAAGGAAAAAAGACCATAAAAATAAACCAATGGTTGAAGCTATTCTTTCAGTAAGGGATAAAAAAGACATTCTTGTTGATACTTGCTCCTTTGGAAAATTATGTATTATATAAACTCTTGAAACAGTCCAAAGATGTGCCAAAGAAAAACCAGCAAAAAATCCTGCTAAAAGAACATATTGTTTTGGTGTAAAAGGTAAAATCATTAAAAGTAATGTCCAGAGAAAAAATCCGAGAGGAAAAACTCTACCTGGACCGATTAAATCAGAGACTTTGCCCCAAAATACACCACCTAAAATTCCGCCAATAGCAGAAAATCCTATAACTTTGTATATTTCTACATTTTCAAAGCCATAAACAATTTTTAAGTATATGCTCATCATTGAGATTAAAGTGTTTGCTACTTCTGTCAAACTAAGTATGGCTAAGATAGTCAGCATAAAGGCTCTATCTTTTAAGATTTCTTTGATTTTAAATTCTTGCTTAACAGTTGGGTTGTCTAAAAACAAAACCGCCGGCAATGAAAAAATTAAAAAAATTACCCCAACAAAATAATAAACTTCCGGAATATTTAACGATTTAGCAAAGAATATTAAAGCTATGGCAGAACCAACATAACCAAGAGATACACCTAACCCTGATGCTAAGCCTTTGCTTTCAAAGTTTAAAAGTAGAGAGTTATAAAAAACAAAGCTTTGTTGATGTGATATAGACATAAAAGAGAAAATAATTAAAGAAATGATAGGTAGCGTAGTTGTAAAGCCTAAGGATAAACAAAAAATAGCTGTAAGAATCACAAAATAGATAAAAAAATGTTTTCTTTTAGCTCTTTCGTCTGCAATTTTCCCAAGCTGTAATGCAAACAGAAATGAGATTAAAAAAGTCATTCCATAAACAACAGCGTAAATCTTTGGGTCAATATGCTGGCTGATGTATAAAGGAAAAAATGTTGAGTATACTAATGCTCCAAGGATAGTTTCGCCAAAATCAAAAAGTGAAAATGCAAAAATCTTTTTAATCATTCATTTTTATAAGTTTTTTTAGCTCTTTTATTTCCTTTTCTGTAAGCTCTCTAAATTCACCGGGCAACAAATCTTCATCAAGTTTTAGACTGCCAATTCTAATTCTTTTCAAGTATAATACAGGATGCCCAAGCTCCTGCATAATTCTTTTAACAAGATGATACTTGCCTTCTGTAAGCGTGATTAAAATTTCTGATTTATCTTTTGAAGTGTTTAAGACTTTTACTTTAAATGGTTTTGTTTGATATTTTTCTTTTTTTAGATATATTCCTTTGTTTTCATACTCAGAAAAATCAATGTTAGAAGTATCTCCTTCAACGATTGCATAGTATTCTTTTTCTATATTCCATTTTGGGTGAGAAAGCCTGTGTCCAAATTGACCATCTGTTGTTAGGATTAAAAGTCCTTCTGTATCTATATCAAGCCTTCCTACCGGAAAGAGCTTAGAAGCTATTGGTAAATCTGAGAATAAATCTAAAACTGTTGGATATTCTTCATCTTCTGTTGCTGTGATGTAACCGGCAGGTTTATTCAACATGAAATAATGATTTTCTTTATATGATATCTCTTCATCTTCAAGCTGGACTTTATCATTAATTGGGTCTATATGATAAGATGGGTCTTTTACAATCTCATCATTTACTTTGACAAAACCTTTTTTTATAAGCTTTTGAACTTGACTTCTACTACCAAATCCTTGATTTGATAAAAATTTGTCTAATCTAATGATAAATCTCCTTTCGGTTTGATTTAAAAATATTATATACCTTTGATGAAAAATTAGCGATTTATGCGGAATTTAAAATGGGATTCTTTGGATTTACATTCTGAGAACGCTAAATAAATAACTGTTGGCATGCTCTTTCAATTTCTTTGTCTTCCTAAGGACTTTAGTCCGAACAATCTTTTGTTTTAAATAAGTTAATTAAGCAGAGGTAACTTTCATGAATTTCCCATACAATCGAAAAGATTCTTCACTAACTTCAGAGTGACGATGTGGATTTTTGTAAACAGTCCAAGGTTTGCTTATATTAGTAGTAATCCATACACAACTTATCCACAGGTAAGTAGGTGAATGTGTATAAACATTGGTTTTTAATCGTGATAAAGGTATAGATTACTTTGGATTAATACATTGAGTAAGAAATTTAATAAAGATGAGGAGACTCTTCGCCGGCTGTAGAATGACAAAAAGGCTGAACTTAT contains these protein-coding regions:
- a CDS encoding MFS transporter; the encoded protein is MIKKIFAFSLFDFGETILGALVYSTFFPLYISQHIDPKIYAVVYGMTFLISFLFALQLGKIADERAKRKHFFIYFVILTAIFCLSLGFTTTLPIISLIIFSFMSISHQQSFVFYNSLLLNFESKGLASGLGVSLGYVGSAIALIFFAKSLNIPEVYYFVGVIFLIFSLPAVLFLDNPTVKQEFKIKEILKDRAFMLTILAILSLTEVANTLISMMSIYLKIVYGFENVEIYKVIGFSAIGGILGGVFWGKVSDLIGPGRVFPLGFFLWTLLLMILPFTPKQYVLLAGFFAGFSLAHLWTVSRVYIIHNFPKEQVSTRMSFLSLTERIASTIGLFLWSFFLWISNDDYKLSAFLMSFIPLFGFFVFLYSKKKYYST
- a CDS encoding cupredoxin domain-containing protein; its protein translation is MNFLKILLVFLISFIFISCTTKTEEKPEVVVDIKVSKEGYQPNVIKLKKGQVVLFRITAVDEGIGQDTSQKYYGHCFYILPPYDIMVENIKQGETKEVKVKMTFPGHHIFTCPYCSDVLPTKGDIYVE
- a CDS encoding 16S rRNA pseudouridine(516) synthase yields the protein MLNKPAGYITATEDEEYPTVLDLFSDLPIASKLFPVGRLDIDTEGLLILTTDGQFGHRLSHPKWNIEKEYYAIVEGDTSNIDFSEYENKGIYLKKEKYQTKPFKVKVLNTSKDKSEILITLTEGKYHLVKRIMQELGHPVLYLKRIRIGSLKLDEDLLPGEFRELTEKEIKELKKLIKMND